The following proteins come from a genomic window of Carassius carassius chromosome 10, fCarCar2.1, whole genome shotgun sequence:
- the LOC132151298 gene encoding uncharacterized protein LOC132151298 has protein sequence MGSATHTVCVLLCFLVSRSCYTLQTVGPCTVNREMAAFDCSGKRLTSVPKQIWMNVTELDLSENLLDFSHSDSFKSLNLFSHLVSLNLSGNYLPLLLKDHLYSLSSLKVLDLSRCKLAAVEANAFTSLSSLKMLFLGDFQSIAVKDLRLSQFVELRGEQSNRQKAGDRVMMTRASKHKAHDDHSDGYSKDVNRGAFLRKLFTVEPTPINHTNNGMEPDYGSKTSSESWKVLVAVLGSALTFSILIALMAKYKVVHKYLASYRHSRLSEVDATSQCDPANFEVGFSTQGGPGIRAAAPTSGIEEDDDGFIEDNYIQASESERATRAAELTDDDDDEEEEIEFSIG, from the exons ATGGGGTCTGctacacacacagtgtgtgtgctCCTGTGTTTCTTAGTCTCAAGATCATGCTACACACTCCAGACTGTGGGCCCATGTACGGTCAACAGAGAGATG GCTGCATTTGACTGCAGTGGGAAAAGACTTACATCAGTACCAAAGCAGATCTGGATGAACGTAACCGAACTGgacctgtctgaaaatctgttaGACTTTTCCCATAGTGACAGCTTCAAGAGCCTGAATCTCTTTAGCCATTTAGTCTCACTGAACCTATCAGGCAACTACCTCCCCCTACTGTTAAAAGACCATCTCTACAGCCTTTCTTCTCTTAAAGTACTTGACCTGAGTAGGTGTAAACTGGCCGCAGTGGAGGCAAACGCTTTCACCAGTCTTTCCAGTTTAAAGATGCTCTTCCTGGGGGACTTTCAGTCGATTGCAGTTAAAGATTTGAGATTGAGTCAGTTTGTGGAACTTAGAGGAGAACAGAGTAACAGACAGAAAGCGGGAGACAGAGTAATGATGACCAGAGCATCAAAACACAAGGCACATGATGACCACAGTGATG GATATTCTAAGGATGTCAACCGTGGAGCCTTCCTTCGTAAACTATTCACAGTGGAACCAACGCCTATAAACCATACAAATAATG GCATGGAACCAGATTATGGTTCCAAAACGTCTTCAGAAAGCTGGAAGGTCCTTGTAGCTGTTCTGGGGTCAGCTCTAACCTTCTCCATCCTTATTGCTTTGATGGCCAAATACAAAGTTGTGCACAAGTATCTGGCGAGCTACAGACACTCCAGGCTCAGTGAAGTAGATGCCACGAGTCAGTGTGACCCTGCAAACTTTGAGGTGGGATTCTCAACCCAGGGGGGCCCTGGGATCCGTGCAGCTGCACCTACCAGTGGCATTGAGGAGGATGACGATGGGTTTATTGAAGACAACTATATTCAagcgagtgagagtgagagagccaCAAGAGCAGCAGAgctgactgatgatgatgatgatgaggaggaagagaTTGAATTTAGTATTGGCTAG